In one Lolium rigidum isolate FL_2022 chromosome 3, APGP_CSIRO_Lrig_0.1, whole genome shotgun sequence genomic region, the following are encoded:
- the LOC124703947 gene encoding uncharacterized protein LOC124703947: MQALARTARRLWPAAAAATGRGHYGQVQPSRGIMVQVRDGNLERALQVMERKMRSSGIERLIKRRTEHHVKNSEKRVLAHKALMARVRSQELGKKLREILIKKIRGQ; the protein is encoded by the coding sequence ATGCAGGCGCTGGCACGGACGGCGCGGCGGCTCTGgccggcagcggcggccgccacgGGGAGGGGACACTACGGGCAGGTGCAGCCGTCGCGGGGGATCATGGTGCAGGTGAGGGACGGCAACCTGGAGCGCGCGCTCCAGGTGATGGAGCGCAAGATGCGGTCCAGCGGCATCGAGCGGCTGATCAAGCGCCGGACGGAGCACCACGTCAAGAACTCCGAGAAGCGCGTGCTCGCCCACAAGGCGCTCATGGCGCGCGTCCGCTCCCAGGAGCTCGGCAAGAAGCTCCGCGAGATCCTCATCAAGAAGATCAG
- the LOC124700158 gene encoding 50S ribosomal protein L18-like — protein sequence MVIPPPARAPAIAKFLKPYVLKMYFTNNFVSAQVIHTPSATVACAASSQEKILRPSMESTRDVAAAAKIGKLLGERLLFRGIPAVSVSMSREQTYHGKVKAVMDSLAAAGVKLL from the coding sequence ATGGTTATCCCTCCACCAGCTAGGGCACCTGCAATCGCTAAGTTCCTAAAGCCTTATGTTCTGAAGATGTATTTCACAAACAACTTTGTGAGTGCCCAGGTCATCCACACACCATCAGCGACTGTAGCATGTGCAGCGAGCTCACAGGAGAAGATCCTCCGGCCAAGCATGGAGTCGACGCGGGAcgtcgcggcggcggcgaagatcgGGAAGCTGCTTGGCGAGCGCCTGCTGTTCAGGGGCATCCCCGCGGTGTCTGTCTCCATGTCAAGAGAGCAGACGTACCATGGCAAGGTCAAGGCTGTCATGGATTCCCTTGCAGCTGCTGGTGTGAAGTTATTGTGA
- the LOC124700159 gene encoding lysine--tRNA ligase-like yields MEQERDNMDLVEGDMQAQNVPARDGDDTDPTQYYENRLKMLDALRSTGIDPYPHNFDAGISISDYVAKYDSLGAGEHLLTVTESLAGRVMSKRAASSKLFFYDLYGDGVKVQVMAGASCSEVGETEFSGYHSVVKRGDVVGVIGYPGRSRRGELSIFVTDLKLLSPCLHMLPNQRTGRCTSVVGKTTRARAAADCWVPGIERNIEAYVLKDQETRYRQRYLDLMVNHQVRHIFRTRSRVISFIRKFLDERNFLEVETPMMNLIPGGASARPFVTHHNDLNMDLYMRIAPELHLKQLVIGGLDRVYEIGKAFRNEGIDLTHNPEFTTCEFYMAYADYNDLMDLTETMLSSMVRELTGSTKIKYHANGADNPPIEIDFTPPYRRIDMMQELKSVAGLDIPVDLSSDEANKYLAATCAKYGVKCSPPQTTARLLDKIVGHFLEATCVNPTFIINYPEIMSPLAKWHRSRSGLTERFELFINKHAVCNAYTELNDPLLQRQRFQEQLMNRQLGDDEAMALDQAFCTALEYGLPPTGGWGSGIDRIAMLLTDSQNIKEVLLFPPMKPHLPG; encoded by the exons ATGGAACAGGAAAGGGACAACATG GATCTAGTTGAGGGTGACATGCAGGCACAAAACGTCCCTGCAAGGGATGGAGATGATACTGATCCCACC CAATACTATGAAAATAGGCTGAAGATGCTTGATGCCCTTAGAAGCACAGGCATCGACCCCTATCCACACAACTTCGATGCCGGGATCTCCATTTCAGACTATGTAGCCAAGTACGACAGCTTGGGTGCTGGTGAACATTTGCTAACTGTTACTGAGAGCTTGGCTG GGAGGGTCATGAGCAAGAGAGCTGCCTCATCCAAACTCTTCTTTTATGATCTTTATGGCGATGGGGTGAAGGTTCAAGTTATGGCTGGCGCCAG CTGCTCAGAGGTGGGTGAAACAGAATTCTCTGGATATCACAGCGTTGTGAAGCGGGGGGATGTTGTTGGTGTAATTGGATACCCAG GAAGGAGTAGAAGGGGTGAACTTAGCATATTTGTTACAGATTTGAAATTGCTCTCCCCATGCCTCCATATGTTACCCAACCAAAGAACTGGGCGTTGTACTTCTGTTGTTGGGAAG ACAACAAGAGCAAGGGCAGCTGCTGATTGCTGGGTTCCAGGAATAGAAAGGAATATTGAAGCTTATGTTCTAAAGGATCAG GAGACTCGTTACCGCCAGAGATATCTTGACCTCATGGTGAACCATCAAGTGCGACATATCTTCAGAACACGATCTAGGGTCATTTCCTTCATCAGAAAGTTCCTTGATGAACGCAATTTTTTGGAG GTTGAGACTCCAATGATGAACCTGATTCCTGGGGGAGCATCTGCAAGACCTTTTGTTACACATCACAATGACCTAAACATGGATCTATACATGAGAATTGCTCCTGAACTCCATCTGAAGCAGTTGGTCATTGGTGGCTTGGACCGTGTTTATGAGATAGGAAAGGCATTCAGGAATGAAGGGATTGATTTAACTCATAATCCTGAATTTACGACATGTGAATTTTATATGGCTTATGCAGATTATAATGACCTGATGGACCTTACGGAAACCATGTTGTCCA GTATGGTGAGGGAGCTGACAGGCAGTACTAAGATAAAGTACCATGCTAATGGAGCTGATAATCCTCCCATAGAGATTGATTTCACACCTCCTTACAG AAGGATAGACATGATGCAGGAGCTGAAATCTGTTGCTGGGCTTGACATTCCAGTAGATTTATCAAGCGATGAGGCTAACAAATATCTCGCAGCAACCTGTGCAAAGTATGGAGTCAAATGCTCGCCACCTCAAACAACAGCGCGGTTGCTTGACAAG ATCGTTGGGCATTTTCTGGAGGCCACATGTGTGAACCCAACTTTTATCATCAACTATCCGGAGATAATGAGCCCGCTGGCTAAATGGCACAGGTCTCGGTCAGGACTCACAGAAAGGTTTGAGTTATTCATCAACAAACATGCG GTGTGCAATGCCTACACTGAGTTGAACGATCCATTGTTGCAAAGACAGCGATTTCAAGAGCAGCTGATG AACCGGCAATTGGGCGACGATGAGGCGATGGCCCTCGATCAAGCGTTCTGCACCGCGCTTGAGTATGGTTTGCCACCGACGGGTGGTTGGGGTTCTGGGATCGATCGCATCGCAATGCTGCTAACAGACTCGCAGAACATAAAG GAGGTTCTTCTGTTCCCACCAATGAAGCCCCATCTGCCTGGGTAG